In one window of Lampris incognitus isolate fLamInc1 chromosome 3, fLamInc1.hap2, whole genome shotgun sequence DNA:
- the LOC130110291 gene encoding chymotrypsin-like elastase family member 3B, translated as MLRRIASLLLLAACAYGCGTPTFEPNTNKVVNGEDARPHSWPWQISLQVKHGSRFHHTCGGTLISPRWVLTAGHCIWPGDVYRVVLGEHDMSQQEGTEQIRDVMRIVVHPNWDIDHVGDGNDLALLKLDKSPIMNDNVSPACLPEAGEILSHGMPCYISGWGNLYTHGPMPDKLQQALLPVVQHSVCSRSDWWGINVKPTMICAGGDIVSGCNGDSGGPLNCQGQDGKWYVQGVTSFVSSRVCNEVKKPTVFTRTSAFTEWLSDVMLHY; from the exons ATGCTGCGGAGAATAGCTTCACTGCTGCTTCTGGCAGCATGTG CTTATGGATGTGGCACCCCAACATTTGAGCCCAACACCAACAAGGTGGTGAATGGAGAAGATGCTCGGCCCCACAGCTGGCCTTGGCAG ATTTCCCTGCAAGTGAAGCATGGCAGCCGTTTCCATCACACTTGTGGAGGGACTCTGATAAGTCCTCGCTGGGTCCTGACTGCTGGCCATTGCATTTG GCCTGGAGATGTCTACCGTGTGGTCTTGGGAGAGCACGATATGAGCCAGCAGGAGGGTACAGAACAGATTAGAGATGTGATGCGCATTGTCGTTCACCCTAACTGGGACATCGACCACGTGGGTGATGG CAACGATCTTGCCCTGCTGAAACTGGACAAGAGTCCCATTATGAACGACAATGTGAGTCCGGCTTGTCTTCCTGAGGCTGGAGAGATTCTTTCACATGGGATGCCATGCTACATCTCAGGCTGGGGAAACCTCTACA CTCACGGCCCCATGCCTGATAAGCTGCAGCAGGCATTGCTGCCTGTGGTGCAACACAGTGTGTGTAGTCGCAGTGACTGGTGGGGCATCAACGTAAAGCCCACCATGATCTGCGCTGGAGGAGACATCGTATCAGGCTGCAAT GGGGACTCTGGAGGTCCTCTGAATTGCCAGGGTCAGGATGGTAAGTGGTATGTCCAGGGCGTAACCAGCTTTGTTTCCTCTCGTGTCTGCAACGAGGTGAAGAAGCCCACTGTCTTCACCCGCACCTCTGCCTTCACTGAGTGGCTCAGTGAC GTCATGCTTCACTACTGA
- the slc34a2b gene encoding solute carrier family 34 member 2b isoform X1: MAPRPEVSTESSCSFEDDSNTPAKDSAVLPAYSTTDLMAKNPDEEDPWDLPELKDTGLKWSELDTKGKILRVLTAIMKLCLLLGFLYMFVCSLDVLSSAFQLVGGKAAGDIFQDNAVLSNPVAGLVIGVLVTVLVQSSSTSSSIVVSMVSSGLLEVQSAVPIIMGANIGTSVTNTIVATMQAGDRNEFRRAFAGATVHDFFNWLSVLVLLPLEVATGVLYKLTKVLIDSFNIQGGENAPDLLNVITDPLTDSIIQLDQSVISGIATGDPAARNKSLIKVWCKTKTNTTSINVTVDECPSGAHCWTDGYFNWTQKNVSETIYLQKCNHIFANANLPDLAVGLILLALSLLFLCTCLILIVKLLNSMLKGQVAVVIKKILNTDFPFPFGWVTGYLAIAVGAGMTFIVQSSSVFTSAITPLVGIGVISLERAYPLTLGSNIGTTTTAILAAMASPGETLANSLQIALCHFFFNIMGILLWFPIPFMRVPIRLARGLGNHTAKYRWFAAFYLILCFLVLPVTVFGLSLAGWQVMVGVCVPLAVLAVFVIIVNVMQSRCPHYLPSGLRNWDFLPRPLHSMAPWDAVITSVTGFCHRRCCPCCKCCKCCKCVEDEETVMDRKKSLEMYDNPAMSKDGEPEHVVYATHL; this comes from the exons ATGGCTCCCAGACCAGAAGTGAGCACAGAATCGTCTTGCTCATTTG AAGATGATAGTAACACTCCAGCCAAAGATTCGGCCGTTCTACCTGCTTACTCTACGACGGACCTGATGGCGAAGAATCCGGATGAGGAAGACCCCTGGGACCTCCCGGAACTGAAGGACACTGGGCTGAAATGGTCCG AATTGGATACGAAAGGAAAGATTTTGAGAGTGCTGACTGCTATAATGAAATTGTGTCTGCTGCTGGGATTCCTCTACATGTTTGTGTGCTCGCTGGATGTCCTGAGTTCTGCTTTCCAGCTAGTCGGAG GGAAGGCTGCCGGTGACATCTTTCAGGACAACGCTGTGTTGTCCAACCCTGTGGCTGGACTGGTGATTGGGGTGTTAGTCACAGTGCTAGTGCAGAGCTCCAGCACTTCCTCTTCAATTGTGGTCAGCATGGTGTCCTCTGGAT tgtTAGAAGTCCAGTCTGCAGTGCCTATTATCATGGGTGCCAATATTGGTACCTCTGTTACCAACACCATTGTGGCCACCATGCAGGCAGGAGACAGAAATGAGTTTCGCAG GGCATTCGCTGGTGCCACTGTCCATGATTTCTTCAACTGGCTGTCTGTGCTGGTTCTTCTGCCTCTGGAGGTAGCCACAGGAGTCCTGTACAAACTCACCAAAGTCCTGATTGACTCTTTTAACATCCAGGGTGGAGAGAATGCCCCCGACCTTCTCAACGTcatcacagaccccctcaccgacTCCATCATCCAG CTGGACCAATCTGTTATCAGTGGCATTGCCACCGGTGACCCAGCAGCTAGAAACAAGAGTTTGATCAAAGTTTGGTGTAAAACTAAGACCAACACG ACTTCCATAAATGTGACAGTAGATGAATGCCCATCTGGTGCCCACTGTTGGACTGATGGCTACTTCAACTGGACCCAGAAGAATGTGTCTGAGACCATCTACCTACAGAAAT GTAACCATATCTTTGCTAATGCTAATCTGCCTGACCTGGCTGTGGGCCTCATCCTTCTCGCCCTGTCTCTACTCTTCCTCTGTACCTGCCTCATCCTCATCGTCAAGTTGCTCAACTCCATGCTGAAGGGACAGGTGGCTGTGGTCATCAAGAAGATTCTTAACACAG ACTTCCCGTTCCCCTTCGGGTGGGTCACCGGCTACCTTGCCATCGCAGTAGGAGCAGGAATGACCTTCATTGTTCAGAGCAGCTCTGTCTTCACCTCAGCTATAACTCCTCTTGTTG GTATTGGTGTTATTAGCCTGGAGAGAGCCTATCCTTTGACACTGGGGTCAAATATTGGTACCACTACAACTGCCATACTTGCTGCTATGGCTAGCCCTGGAGAAACACTAGCCAACTCGCTGCAG ATTGCACTTTGTCATTTCTTCTTTAACATCATGGGTATCCTCCTGTGGTTCCCAATCCCCTTCATGCGGGTCCCCATCAGGCTGGCCCGAGGACTGGGCAACCATACAGCCAAATACCGCTGGTTTGCTGCATTTTACCTCATCCTTTGCTTTTTGGTGTTGCCAGTAACTGTTTTTGGCCTGTCGCTAGCTGGCTGGCAGGTGATGGTTGGTGTTTGTGTGCCACTCGCTGTTTTGGCAGTCTTTGTAATCATTGTCAATGTGATGCAGTCCCGCTGCCCCCACTACCTGCCCAGTGGGCTGCGCAACTGGGACTTTTTGCCCCGCCCCCTGCACTCCATGGCCCCCTGGGATGCTGTCATTACCTCTGTTACGGGCTTCTGTCACAGACGGTGCTGTCCCTGCTGCAAGTGCTGCAAGTGCTGCAAATGTGTCGAAGATGAGGAGACTGTGATGGACAGGAAGAAGAGTCTGGAAATGTATGATAATCCAGCAATGTCCAAGGACGGAGAGCCAGAGCATGTTGTCTATGCAACTCATCTTTAA
- the slc34a2b gene encoding solute carrier family 34 member 2b isoform X2: MAPRPEVSTESSCSFDDSNTPAKDSAVLPAYSTTDLMAKNPDEEDPWDLPELKDTGLKWSELDTKGKILRVLTAIMKLCLLLGFLYMFVCSLDVLSSAFQLVGGKAAGDIFQDNAVLSNPVAGLVIGVLVTVLVQSSSTSSSIVVSMVSSGLLEVQSAVPIIMGANIGTSVTNTIVATMQAGDRNEFRRAFAGATVHDFFNWLSVLVLLPLEVATGVLYKLTKVLIDSFNIQGGENAPDLLNVITDPLTDSIIQLDQSVISGIATGDPAARNKSLIKVWCKTKTNTTSINVTVDECPSGAHCWTDGYFNWTQKNVSETIYLQKCNHIFANANLPDLAVGLILLALSLLFLCTCLILIVKLLNSMLKGQVAVVIKKILNTDFPFPFGWVTGYLAIAVGAGMTFIVQSSSVFTSAITPLVGIGVISLERAYPLTLGSNIGTTTTAILAAMASPGETLANSLQIALCHFFFNIMGILLWFPIPFMRVPIRLARGLGNHTAKYRWFAAFYLILCFLVLPVTVFGLSLAGWQVMVGVCVPLAVLAVFVIIVNVMQSRCPHYLPSGLRNWDFLPRPLHSMAPWDAVITSVTGFCHRRCCPCCKCCKCCKCVEDEETVMDRKKSLEMYDNPAMSKDGEPEHVVYATHL, from the exons ATGGCTCCCAGACCAGAAGTGAGCACAGAATCGTCTTGCTCATTTG ATGATAGTAACACTCCAGCCAAAGATTCGGCCGTTCTACCTGCTTACTCTACGACGGACCTGATGGCGAAGAATCCGGATGAGGAAGACCCCTGGGACCTCCCGGAACTGAAGGACACTGGGCTGAAATGGTCCG AATTGGATACGAAAGGAAAGATTTTGAGAGTGCTGACTGCTATAATGAAATTGTGTCTGCTGCTGGGATTCCTCTACATGTTTGTGTGCTCGCTGGATGTCCTGAGTTCTGCTTTCCAGCTAGTCGGAG GGAAGGCTGCCGGTGACATCTTTCAGGACAACGCTGTGTTGTCCAACCCTGTGGCTGGACTGGTGATTGGGGTGTTAGTCACAGTGCTAGTGCAGAGCTCCAGCACTTCCTCTTCAATTGTGGTCAGCATGGTGTCCTCTGGAT tgtTAGAAGTCCAGTCTGCAGTGCCTATTATCATGGGTGCCAATATTGGTACCTCTGTTACCAACACCATTGTGGCCACCATGCAGGCAGGAGACAGAAATGAGTTTCGCAG GGCATTCGCTGGTGCCACTGTCCATGATTTCTTCAACTGGCTGTCTGTGCTGGTTCTTCTGCCTCTGGAGGTAGCCACAGGAGTCCTGTACAAACTCACCAAAGTCCTGATTGACTCTTTTAACATCCAGGGTGGAGAGAATGCCCCCGACCTTCTCAACGTcatcacagaccccctcaccgacTCCATCATCCAG CTGGACCAATCTGTTATCAGTGGCATTGCCACCGGTGACCCAGCAGCTAGAAACAAGAGTTTGATCAAAGTTTGGTGTAAAACTAAGACCAACACG ACTTCCATAAATGTGACAGTAGATGAATGCCCATCTGGTGCCCACTGTTGGACTGATGGCTACTTCAACTGGACCCAGAAGAATGTGTCTGAGACCATCTACCTACAGAAAT GTAACCATATCTTTGCTAATGCTAATCTGCCTGACCTGGCTGTGGGCCTCATCCTTCTCGCCCTGTCTCTACTCTTCCTCTGTACCTGCCTCATCCTCATCGTCAAGTTGCTCAACTCCATGCTGAAGGGACAGGTGGCTGTGGTCATCAAGAAGATTCTTAACACAG ACTTCCCGTTCCCCTTCGGGTGGGTCACCGGCTACCTTGCCATCGCAGTAGGAGCAGGAATGACCTTCATTGTTCAGAGCAGCTCTGTCTTCACCTCAGCTATAACTCCTCTTGTTG GTATTGGTGTTATTAGCCTGGAGAGAGCCTATCCTTTGACACTGGGGTCAAATATTGGTACCACTACAACTGCCATACTTGCTGCTATGGCTAGCCCTGGAGAAACACTAGCCAACTCGCTGCAG ATTGCACTTTGTCATTTCTTCTTTAACATCATGGGTATCCTCCTGTGGTTCCCAATCCCCTTCATGCGGGTCCCCATCAGGCTGGCCCGAGGACTGGGCAACCATACAGCCAAATACCGCTGGTTTGCTGCATTTTACCTCATCCTTTGCTTTTTGGTGTTGCCAGTAACTGTTTTTGGCCTGTCGCTAGCTGGCTGGCAGGTGATGGTTGGTGTTTGTGTGCCACTCGCTGTTTTGGCAGTCTTTGTAATCATTGTCAATGTGATGCAGTCCCGCTGCCCCCACTACCTGCCCAGTGGGCTGCGCAACTGGGACTTTTTGCCCCGCCCCCTGCACTCCATGGCCCCCTGGGATGCTGTCATTACCTCTGTTACGGGCTTCTGTCACAGACGGTGCTGTCCCTGCTGCAAGTGCTGCAAGTGCTGCAAATGTGTCGAAGATGAGGAGACTGTGATGGACAGGAAGAAGAGTCTGGAAATGTATGATAATCCAGCAATGTCCAAGGACGGAGAGCCAGAGCATGTTGTCTATGCAACTCATCTTTAA